A window of Suncus etruscus isolate mSunEtr1 chromosome 4, mSunEtr1.pri.cur, whole genome shotgun sequence contains these coding sequences:
- the LOC126006181 gene encoding 60S ribosomal protein L10-like, which yields MGLGRFRGSEGPVWASWGGRSLRGGNLDRSGVRAPVIPSTRASGVKFTSSPGQNTDALNKHGGYLEAGKAQQFQTGMRGAFEKPQGTVARVHIGQVIMSICTKLQNKEPVIEALCRAKFKFPGRQKIHISKKWGFTKFNADEFEDMMAEKCLIPDGFGVKYIPNRGPLDKWHALHS from the exons ATGGGGCTGGGTAGGTTTAGGGGCTCCGAGGGGCCGGTCTGGGCCAGCTGGGGCGGCAGGTCCTTGCGTGGCGGGAACCTGGACAGGTCGGGGGTCCGAGCACCTGTCATTCCGAGCACCAGGGCATCTGGGGTCAAGTTCACGAGCTCCCCGGGGCAG AACACGGATGCTCTCAACAAGCACGGAGGATACCTAGAGGCTGGCAAAGCACAGCAA TTCCAAACAGGTATGCGGGGAGCCTTTGAAAAGCCCCAGGGCACTGTAGCCAGAGTCCACATAGGACAAGTCATCATGTCCATCTGCACCAAACTGCAGAACAAGGAACCTGTGATTGAGGCTCTGTGCCGGGCCAAGTTCAAGTTTCCTGGTCGCCAGAAGATCCATATCTCCAAGAAGTGGGGCTTTACCAAGTTTAATGCAGATGAGTTTGAGGACATGATGGCTGAGAAGTGCCTCATCCCAGATGGCTTTGGAGTCAAGTACATCCCAAATCGTGGGCCGCTAGACAAATGGCATGCGCTGCACTCCTGA